The following coding sequences lie in one Mycoplasma tauri genomic window:
- a CDS encoding hexose phosphate transporter has product MLFIANWGFGGYLAGNGVGSTTGGYLEYFKINGTIKSFQFVNQATNWAITIGRGIGSVAVALLLAKLFHKYTTIIALSLTLFGIPAQFLPGENWGYVLFLILRTFMAIGGTMMIILTQPVVSNFFNKKQKSVVSQFGIWFYPLGIIISVFPYVVAHYLPHTDSTKIFIMDKWQWILTILAALNALPLLVMILFGSRFDVPVKQENTNNQPQQNGFKILGQYLRKKATYSWVLLYGGWLCAVVLPTALSHTIFPGIATHVGNIAGGGRHIINEWYLSFLIPVFIAPLTVGLWSRYHLKRKWYIGTMLTTGIVLYVLSMLTYAYGVAKGDTASRVFFYILGFLSGLCLWGIQGVMLNTPHEYKGRDVKAIGWMFSLIWGLGFIFYTLSLITISLIPLIAGNDKQYIYIIMFVILVVSSLLSLIGVFMLKEPDPEAKTFPWSKSKNDA; this is encoded by the coding sequence TTATTATTTATTGCTAACTGAGGTTTTGGTGGATACCTTGCTGGTAATGGCGTTGGTTCTACAACGGGCGGATATTTAGAATATTTTAAGATAAATGGCACAATTAAAAGTTTTCAATTTGTTAACCAAGCAACAAATTGAGCTATAACTATTGGTCGTGGTATTGGTTCTGTAGCTGTTGCATTATTGCTAGCTAAATTGTTCCACAAATATACAACCATTATTGCCCTTAGTTTAACATTATTTGGAATCCCAGCTCAATTTCTTCCAGGAGAAAATTGAGGATATGTATTATTCTTAATATTAAGAACATTTATGGCCATAGGTGGCACTATGATGATTATATTAACTCAACCTGTAGTGTCTAATTTCTTCAATAAGAAGCAAAAATCAGTAGTTTCACAATTTGGTATTTGATTCTATCCATTAGGTATAATTATTTCAGTATTTCCATATGTTGTTGCTCACTATTTACCACACACTGATAGTACTAAAATATTCATAATGGATAAATGACAATGAATATTAACTATTTTAGCAGCTTTAAATGCATTGCCATTATTGGTAATGATATTATTTGGATCTAGATTTGATGTTCCAGTAAAACAAGAGAACACCAACAATCAACCACAACAAAATGGTTTCAAAATTCTTGGTCAATATCTTAGAAAAAAAGCAACTTATTCATGAGTCCTTTTATATGGTGGATGACTATGTGCTGTAGTTTTACCAACAGCTTTATCACATACTATTTTTCCAGGAATAGCAACTCATGTTGGAAACATTGCAGGAGGTGGTAGACATATTATTAATGAATGATATCTTTCATTCTTAATACCAGTATTTATTGCTCCTCTTACTGTTGGTTTATGATCAAGGTATCATTTAAAACGTAAATGATACATTGGCACAATGCTTACAACAGGAATTGTTCTATATGTCTTGTCAATGCTTACATATGCATATGGTGTTGCTAAAGGAGATACTGCTTCGCGTGTATTTTTCTATATTTTAGGTTTCTTATCTGGATTATGCTTATGAGGTATTCAAGGTGTTATGTTAAATACCCCACACGAATACAAAGGTAGAGACGTTAAAGCTATAGGATGAATGTTTAGTTTAATTTGAGGTCTTGGTTTTATATTCTATACATTATCTCTTATTACAATATCACTAATTCCTTTAATAGCAGGTAATGATAAACAATATATATACATAATCATGTTCGTAATTTTAGTTGTTTCATCATTATTATCTCTTATTGGTGTATTTATGCTTAAAGAACCAGATCCTGAAGCAAAAACATTTCCATGATCAAAATCTAAAAATGACGCTTAA
- the rpmF gene encoding 50S ribosomal protein L32: MAVVPKRKTSKQRKHKRRTHDALTIQNLISCKNCSQMIQQHRVCAFCGFYKGKKVEGYRSLDLRSQ, from the coding sequence ATGGCTGTTGTTCCAAAGCGTAAAACTTCTAAGCAACGTAAACATAAAAGACGTACACATGACGCGTTAACAATTCAAAACCTAATTTCTTGCAAAAATTGTTCACAAATGATACAACAACACCGTGTTTGCGCATTTTGTGGATTTTATAAAGGCAAAAAAGTTGAAGGATATAGAAGTTTAGACTTGCGTAGTCAATAA
- the rplM gene encoding 50S ribosomal protein L13 has product MRQTTIVNREKANKKWYVVDAEGQVVGRLAAFVASVLRGKTKPTFTPNADMGDYVIIINAEKAILTAKKEENKIYYHHSGYPGGLKSITAAKLRVKKPTAIVQKAIYGMLPHTKLGNKQRKNLFIVAGPEHKYAAQKPERLEVR; this is encoded by the coding sequence ATGAGACAAACTACAATCGTTAATCGCGAAAAAGCAAACAAAAAGTGATACGTTGTTGATGCTGAAGGTCAAGTTGTTGGTCGCCTAGCTGCTTTTGTGGCTTCTGTTTTAAGAGGTAAGACAAAGCCTACATTCACACCAAACGCTGACATGGGTGATTATGTTATTATTATTAATGCTGAAAAAGCTATCTTAACAGCTAAAAAAGAAGAAAACAAAATTTACTACCACCACTCAGGATATCCTGGCGGTCTTAAAAGCATCACAGCTGCTAAATTAAGAGTTAAGAAACCAACTGCTATTGTTCAAAAAGCAATATATGGTATGTTGCCACACACAAAACTTGGTAACAAACAACGTAAAAATTTATTTATAGTTGCTGGACCTGAACACAAATATGCTGCACAAAAACCAGAAAGGCTTGAGGTAAGATAA
- the rpsI gene encoding 30S ribosomal protein S9: MAKTNQTIEYRGLGRRKSSTARVILRPGNGKFIINQREAKAYLLSDLHIQDAEQPLVLTETKGQFDIIVNVRGGGLKGQAGAIRLGIARALLLASDTYRAKLKPAGMLTRDARSVERKKPGLNKARRARQFSKR; this comes from the coding sequence ATGGCTAAGACAAATCAAACAATTGAATATCGTGGACTTGGTCGTCGTAAATCTTCAACAGCAAGAGTTATTTTGAGACCTGGTAATGGTAAATTTATCATCAACCAAAGAGAAGCAAAAGCATATTTATTATCAGACTTACACATTCAAGATGCTGAACAACCATTAGTTTTAACAGAAACAAAAGGTCAATTCGACATTATTGTTAACGTTCGTGGTGGTGGTCTTAAAGGACAAGCAGGAGCTATTCGCTTAGGTATTGCAAGAGCTTTATTATTAGCAAGTGATACATACAGAGCTAAATTAAAACCTGCAGGTATGTTAACTCGTGATGCACGTAGTGTTGAACGTAAAAAACCTGGTTTAAACAAAGCGCGTCGTGCACGTCAATTCTCAAAACGTTAA
- a CDS encoding ABC transporter ATP-binding protein: protein MIQKKEKNNDIIELIDIVKEFDGKKVLDNVNLNIAKGNFVTLLGPSGSGKTTILRLIAGFEKATRGEIKFNGLDIKDLPPYKRDLSTIFQDYALFNHLDVEGNIKFGLPLKRVPKDVINPKFENILIQKQKKWQELANKEMEKLDKLQDQYIDEMQNLKPNTISYKKRQKWLDKSDFNYSYWENYVSLQTEKFENKYLKRKLTKYEINNLVKEYVKLVGLEGSEKKAINELSGGMRQRVALARSLIIEPSILLLDEPLSALDAKIRQKMQVLLRTLQQQLGLTFIFVTHDQDEALELSDMVAIMRDGKIEQYDTPKNIYDYPVNKWVASFIGDSNIYNGIFNAKDCTVEFFGKKFKTVHDEDEFKDLQEVDVLIRPEDIDIMIVDEETNKKVKIGKKSKEKLRGSITDIAYRGSYYYLKVLLDNRAIIYVETAKKFDIGDIVDLSWTIDSIHIMNKDKKWDYKSDEFKN, encoded by the coding sequence ATGATACAAAAGAAAGAAAAAAATAACGACATTATTGAACTAATTGACATAGTTAAAGAATTTGACGGCAAAAAAGTACTAGATAATGTTAATTTAAATATTGCAAAAGGAAACTTTGTAACCCTTTTAGGACCTTCTGGTAGTGGCAAGACTACAATTTTAAGACTTATAGCAGGTTTTGAAAAAGCTACCCGTGGAGAGATTAAATTTAATGGCCTTGATATCAAAGACTTACCTCCATATAAAAGAGATTTGTCAACAATTTTTCAAGATTATGCTCTTTTTAATCATTTAGATGTTGAAGGTAACATCAAATTTGGTTTGCCCCTTAAGAGAGTTCCTAAGGATGTTATTAATCCAAAATTTGAAAATATACTAATTCAAAAACAAAAAAAATGACAAGAATTAGCTAATAAAGAAATGGAAAAACTTGACAAATTGCAAGATCAATATATTGATGAAATGCAAAATCTTAAACCAAATACAATCTCTTATAAGAAAAGACAAAAGTGACTTGATAAGTCAGACTTTAATTATTCATATTGAGAAAACTATGTAAGCTTACAAACAGAAAAGTTTGAAAATAAATATTTAAAAAGAAAATTAACAAAATATGAAATTAATAATTTAGTTAAGGAATATGTAAAACTTGTTGGTTTAGAAGGCAGCGAGAAAAAAGCTATTAACGAACTTTCAGGTGGTATGAGACAGAGAGTTGCACTAGCTAGAAGCTTAATAATTGAGCCAAGCATTCTTTTACTTGATGAACCATTAAGTGCTTTAGATGCTAAAATTAGACAAAAAATGCAAGTTTTACTTAGAACTTTACAACAACAATTAGGTCTTACATTTATTTTTGTTACACATGATCAAGATGAAGCACTTGAGTTATCAGACATGGTCGCTATTATGCGTGATGGTAAAATTGAACAATATGACACTCCAAAAAATATTTATGACTACCCAGTTAATAAATGAGTAGCTTCATTTATTGGAGATTCAAATATTTATAATGGTATATTCAATGCTAAAGATTGTACAGTTGAATTCTTTGGAAAAAAATTCAAAACTGTACATGATGAAGATGAATTTAAAGATTTACAAGAGGTTGATGTTCTTATTAGACCCGAAGATATTGACATAATGATAGTTGACGAAGAAACCAATAAAAAAGTTAAAATCGGAAAAAAGAGCAAAGAAAAACTTCGTGGATCTATTACTGATATAGCTTACAGAGGCAGCTATTACTATTTAAAAGTACTACTTGATAATAGAGCAATTATTTACGTTGAAACAGCTAAAAAATTTGACATTGGTGATATTGTAGACCTTAGTTGAACAATTGATAGTATTCACATAATGAATAAGGATAAAAAATGGGACTACAAAAGTGATGAATTCAAGAACTAG
- a CDS encoding zinc-dependent alcohol dehydrogenase family protein, which produces MKMKALVYHGEHNIALEMVDKPVIQKPTDAIVRITRTTICGTDLGIYKGKNPEVADGRILGHEGIGVVEEIGSSVSNVKVGDKVLVGCVTPCGKCDNCRRQLYSHCREQEGGWKFGYMIDGTQAEFVRVPFADNSLYKYPETISDEVAVMLSDALPTGHEIGVQYGNVAPGKSVAIVGAGPVGMGALLTAQLYSPAQIIVIDFDANRLEMAKQLGATHTLVPDAALYDKIQEIVGTDGVDVAIEAVGIPQTWDTCQKIVKAGGNISVVGVHGKKVDFNVQDLWIKNITVTTGLVNTNTLPMLINAVSTGKLPVSGLITHKFNLSDMMKAYDTFLNASDNEAMKIFIDATK; this is translated from the coding sequence ATGAAAATGAAAGCTTTAGTTTATCATGGAGAACATAATATTGCTCTTGAAATGGTAGATAAGCCAGTTATTCAAAAACCAACTGACGCTATTGTTAGAATTACAAGAACAACAATTTGTGGAACTGATTTAGGTATTTATAAGGGTAAAAATCCGGAAGTTGCTGATGGAAGAATTTTAGGACATGAAGGTATTGGTGTTGTTGAAGAAATTGGCTCAAGTGTTTCAAACGTTAAAGTTGGAGACAAGGTTTTAGTAGGGTGTGTAACACCATGCGGAAAATGTGATAATTGTAGAAGACAACTTTATTCACATTGTAGAGAACAAGAAGGCGGATGAAAATTTGGTTACATGATTGATGGTACACAAGCAGAATTTGTTAGAGTTCCATTTGCTGACAATAGCTTGTATAAATATCCAGAAACAATTTCTGATGAGGTAGCTGTTATGCTATCAGATGCATTACCAACAGGGCATGAAATTGGTGTTCAATATGGAAATGTCGCTCCAGGTAAATCAGTTGCTATTGTTGGTGCAGGACCTGTTGGTATGGGTGCCTTATTGACAGCACAATTATACTCACCTGCACAAATTATTGTTATAGACTTTGATGCAAACCGATTAGAAATGGCTAAACAATTAGGTGCAACACACACATTAGTTCCAGATGCAGCATTGTATGATAAAATACAAGAAATTGTTGGAACAGATGGTGTTGATGTTGCTATAGAAGCTGTTGGTATACCACAGACATGAGATACATGCCAAAAAATTGTTAAGGCTGGTGGTAACATTTCTGTTGTTGGCGTTCACGGCAAAAAAGTTGATTTCAACGTTCAAGATTTATGAATTAAAAATATTACTGTTACAACAGGACTTGTTAACACAAATACACTTCCAATGTTAATTAATGCAGTGTCTACTGGAAAATTACCTGTCTCAGGTTTAATTACACATAAATTTAATCTTTCTGATATGATGAAAGCATATGACACTTTCTTAAATGCTTCAGATAATGAAGCTATGAAAATTTTCATTGATGCTACAAAATAA
- a CDS encoding UTP--glucose-1-phosphate uridylyltransferase — protein MNKEVRKVRKLIIPAAGWGTRFLPLTKTVHKELVPILDRPIIDYLVKEAIEAGIEEVILIISERKKDIANFFNVNQSLEEELKSKNKKSLLDTVKSTNIPNLIKVVIQHEQNGLGHALSVAKEAIENEPFAVILGDDLIKSKTPAIKQLIEFYNETGSNILGVQSVANEYVHKYGIVNPIDKNQKDNKYFEINGAVEKPKLEDAPSNKAILGRYVFNPEILDILSKIEYNGKDEIQVVDAFNDLMNKYNQKIYAFEFEGTRYDLGSIEGFVKANIDYALENNEIGYKIDEYIKSK, from the coding sequence ATGAATAAAGAAGTAAGAAAAGTTAGAAAGTTAATCATTCCTGCTGCAGGTTGAGGAACAAGATTTTTACCATTAACGAAAACTGTACATAAGGAACTAGTTCCTATATTAGATAGACCAATTATTGATTATTTAGTTAAAGAAGCTATTGAAGCAGGAATTGAAGAAGTTATTTTAATTATAAGCGAAAGAAAAAAAGACATAGCAAATTTCTTCAATGTTAATCAATCTCTTGAGGAAGAATTAAAATCCAAAAATAAAAAATCTCTTCTAGATACTGTCAAGTCAACAAACATACCTAATCTTATTAAAGTTGTTATCCAGCATGAGCAAAATGGATTGGGTCATGCTTTGTCAGTAGCTAAAGAAGCTATCGAAAATGAACCTTTTGCTGTAATTCTTGGGGACGACTTAATTAAATCAAAAACACCAGCAATCAAACAATTAATTGAATTTTATAATGAAACAGGATCAAACATTTTAGGTGTTCAATCTGTTGCAAATGAATATGTACATAAATATGGCATAGTAAATCCTATTGATAAAAATCAAAAAGATAATAAATATTTTGAAATAAATGGTGCAGTAGAAAAACCTAAGCTTGAAGATGCTCCAAGTAATAAAGCTATTCTGGGAAGATATGTATTTAATCCAGAAATTTTAGATATTTTAAGCAAGATTGAATACAATGGAAAAGATGAAATCCAAGTTGTTGATGCTTTCAATGATTTAATGAATAAATATAATCAAAAAATATATGCTTTTGAATTTGAAGGCACTAGATATGATCTAGGCTCAATTGAAGGCTTTGTAAAGGCAAACATCGATTATGCTCTTGAAAATAATGAAATAGGCTATAAAATAGATGAATACATAAAAAGCAAATAA
- the pepF gene encoding oligoendopeptidase F → MKQYPNYESVEDKYKWDIEAILDGKSFDSLLKEYEELMMLSVEIKDSKYESLENFIEGLKLGEKIGIISNKLSNYISNKSNINLVDSQIQELGLKFDNINEKINNLMGSETNRIFANKDKILLWINDKRLFTYRRGLLDIIDSFKYKLSDQVEEFISKSAFGEINLEEIFSIITDSEQKYDKVCDSKKRKHNLDPISFNRLVKSNDAYLRKNAVLKYKNAKLQHKESLASMLVQNFKNISVNSKIRGFKSSIDALIYEDKINQEVLKNLFFNVSNTKNIISKYRKKYKYAYEKRFKEKYRPKYDSYRNIVKIKNTFTVEEAKNIVLEALKPLGKDYIDQVKKAFNEKWIDFMSVKNKLSGAYSIGGTYGIEKKYILLNFDGELDSINALVHELGHSMHSYYSDKNNDYHNASYPIILAEIASIFNEILLNDYLIKNAKNDKEKFYILSQSIDNFIGTVITQTMWANYEYNLYNKIDDNMVASNYDSVAKIYYDTMKPYFKKIKKYNKDDQIASVTIPHFYMGFYVHKYAIGYLVACYFYSMYKKTGVNYLEKYIEMFLSAGGSDYPLEILKKMDIDLMSNAFYDNAFDYLNSQVNEWSKIVDKIFKK, encoded by the coding sequence ATGAAGCAATATCCAAATTATGAAAGTGTGGAAGACAAGTATAAATGAGACATTGAAGCTATACTTGATGGAAAAAGTTTTGATAGTTTACTAAAAGAATATGAAGAATTAATGATGCTTAGTGTAGAAATTAAAGATTCTAAATATGAAAGTTTAGAAAACTTTATTGAAGGTTTAAAATTAGGTGAAAAAATAGGAATTATTAGTAATAAATTAAGTAATTATATAAGCAATAAGTCAAATATAAATTTGGTTGATAGTCAAATTCAGGAACTCGGGCTAAAGTTTGACAATATAAATGAAAAAATAAATAATTTAATGGGTTCAGAAACTAATAGAATTTTTGCAAATAAGGACAAAATTTTACTATGAATTAATGATAAAAGACTTTTTACATATAGAAGAGGTCTTCTTGATATTATTGATTCATTTAAATATAAATTGTCTGACCAAGTTGAAGAATTTATTAGTAAAAGTGCTTTTGGTGAAATAAATTTAGAAGAAATTTTTAGCATAATTACAGACTCTGAACAAAAATATGATAAAGTTTGCGATTCTAAAAAAAGAAAACACAATTTAGACCCTATTTCATTTAATAGATTAGTTAAATCAAATGATGCGTATTTGCGTAAAAATGCTGTTTTAAAGTATAAAAATGCAAAATTACAACACAAAGAATCGCTTGCTTCAATGCTTGTGCAAAATTTTAAAAATATATCTGTAAATAGTAAAATAAGAGGTTTCAAAAGTTCTATTGATGCATTGATATATGAGGATAAAATTAATCAGGAAGTATTAAAAAATCTATTTTTTAATGTATCTAATACAAAAAACATAATTTCAAAATATAGAAAAAAATACAAATATGCCTATGAAAAAAGGTTCAAAGAAAAATATAGGCCTAAGTATGACTCTTATAGAAATATAGTTAAAATCAAAAATACTTTTACAGTTGAAGAAGCCAAAAACATAGTATTAGAAGCTTTAAAGCCCCTTGGTAAAGATTACATAGATCAGGTTAAAAAAGCATTTAATGAAAAATGAATAGATTTCATGAGCGTTAAAAACAAATTATCCGGAGCTTATTCTATTGGCGGAACTTATGGCATAGAAAAAAAGTATATTTTGTTGAATTTTGATGGAGAATTAGACTCAATTAATGCCTTAGTCCATGAACTAGGGCATTCAATGCATTCTTATTATTCTGATAAAAACAATGATTATCATAATGCATCATATCCGATAATTTTGGCGGAAATAGCATCAATTTTTAATGAAATTTTACTTAATGATTATTTGATAAAAAATGCTAAAAATGATAAAGAAAAGTTTTATATTTTAAGTCAATCTATTGATAATTTTATTGGCACAGTAATTACCCAAACAATGTGAGCTAATTATGAATATAATTTGTACAATAAAATTGATGATAATATGGTTGCATCTAATTATGATTCTGTGGCTAAAATTTATTATGATACAATGAAACCTTATTTTAAAAAAATTAAAAAATACAATAAAGATGATCAAATAGCTTCTGTAACAATCCCTCATTTTTATATGGGTTTTTATGTTCATAAATATGCAATAGGCTATCTTGTCGCGTGTTATTTCTATTCTATGTATAAAAAAACTGGTGTAAATTATTTAGAAAAATATATTGAAATGTTTTTAAGCGCTGGCGGAAGTGATTATCCTCTTGAAATTTTGAAAAAAATGGATATCGATTTAATGTCTAATGCATTTTATGATAATGCATTTGATTACTTAAATTCTCAAGTTAATGAATGATCTAAAATTGTAGATAAAATTTTTAAAAAATAA
- a CDS encoding ABC transporter permease, translated as MNKFFGWLKGIYIHLILLIFYIPLFFAVVFSFNQPSTKGFIRTSWNGFTLDNWKTALENGRESALLNSVIVAFFVSIFVVLISLITCYGLWNQKNKRVTKAVLGSNNIPLINPDNITAIGLALLFTLMFGTLSNSKEGLIRGIVGHTIMALPYGITLMFPRNEKFNASLLEAAQDLGYNKIRAWFKTYFIHMLPSSIFTALVAAFLSFDDFIIMRTVSNTSTLGTKLYEGEFRSWGLVIGATLLIIVLVSNIIYICYKTIKIKKYNSKIKKLQKDNNDEESMIKTNIINLGGNYVSEK; from the coding sequence ATGAATAAATTTTTTGGTTGACTAAAAGGCATTTATATTCATTTAATATTATTAATTTTTTACATTCCTTTATTCTTTGCTGTAGTATTTAGTTTCAATCAGCCAAGCACAAAAGGATTTATCAGAACAAGTTGAAATGGCTTTACATTAGACAACTGAAAAACGGCCCTTGAAAACGGTAGAGAATCTGCACTTCTTAACTCAGTTATTGTAGCTTTTTTTGTTTCGATTTTTGTTGTTCTTATCTCACTAATAACATGTTATGGACTTTGAAATCAAAAAAATAAAAGAGTTACTAAAGCTGTACTAGGTTCAAATAATATTCCATTGATAAATCCAGATAATATAACAGCAATAGGACTCGCTTTGTTATTTACACTTATGTTTGGCACTCTTTCAAATAGTAAAGAAGGTCTTATCAGAGGTATTGTTGGGCACACAATTATGGCGCTACCATATGGAATAACATTGATGTTCCCAAGAAATGAAAAATTTAATGCTTCCTTACTAGAAGCTGCTCAAGACTTAGGATACAACAAAATAAGAGCTTGATTTAAGACTTATTTTATTCATATGCTTCCTTCAAGTATTTTCACTGCATTAGTTGCTGCTTTCTTAAGTTTTGACGACTTTATTATTATGCGTACTGTTTCAAATACATCTACACTTGGGACAAAACTATATGAAGGTGAATTTAGATCATGAGGGCTTGTAATTGGTGCAACTCTATTAATTATTGTGCTTGTATCAAATATCATTTACATTTGCTATAAAACTATAAAAATTAAAAAATATAATTCTAAAATTAAAAAACTTCAAAAAGATAACAATGATGAAGAATCTATGATAAAAACTAACATTATAAATCTCGGAGGTAACTATGTCTCTGAAAAATAA
- a CDS encoding arginine deiminase family protein gives MNKSKINVYSEYTKLKEVLVHTPGDEIRRISPNRLDELLFSAILEPNTAISEHKNFCKILKNNGVKVIQLTDLVAQTYKISSKKNRELFIERWLNESEPKLKSRFRPIIKNYLSKIEKVSIKKMIKTMMAGIHKREINVECDRDLIIDPMPNLYFTRDPFASIGNGIALHHMKYVVRQRETLFSEFIFDNNPKYSSTPRFFNRDDIGKIEGGDVFVYNSKTLVIGVSERTNKEAINVIAKKIKENKEAKFEKIFAINVPAMPNLMHLDTWITMIDSNKFLYSPNMLSVLKVWEIDLKKEIIEWKEIDGSLQEILELIIGKKPILIPIAGHNASQLEIDIETHFDGSNYLAIAPSVVIGYSRNYLTEKALKKAKVKVLPLDGNQLSLGMGSARCMSMPLLREDIK, from the coding sequence ATGAACAAGAGTAAAATCAATGTCTATAGTGAATATACTAAGTTGAAAGAAGTTTTGGTTCATACGCCTGGAGATGAAATAAGAAGAATATCTCCAAATAGACTTGATGAATTGCTTTTTTCGGCTATTTTAGAACCAAATACAGCAATTTCAGAACATAAAAACTTTTGCAAAATTTTAAAAAATAATGGTGTTAAAGTTATACAACTTACTGACTTAGTTGCACAAACATATAAAATTTCTTCTAAAAAAAATAGAGAGTTGTTTATTGAAAGATGACTTAATGAATCTGAACCAAAATTAAAATCAAGGTTTAGACCAATTATTAAAAACTATCTTAGTAAAATAGAAAAAGTATCTATAAAGAAAATGATAAAAACTATGATGGCAGGAATCCATAAACGTGAAATTAATGTTGAATGCGATAGAGATTTAATAATAGACCCAATGCCTAATTTGTATTTCACAAGAGATCCTTTTGCATCAATTGGAAATGGAATAGCACTACATCATATGAAATATGTTGTGAGACAGAGAGAAACTCTTTTTTCTGAATTTATATTTGATAATAATCCCAAGTACTCTTCAACTCCTCGTTTTTTTAACCGAGATGATATTGGAAAAATTGAAGGTGGTGATGTTTTTGTCTATAACTCTAAAACGTTAGTAATTGGTGTTAGTGAAAGAACCAACAAGGAAGCAATAAATGTTATTGCTAAAAAAATTAAAGAAAATAAAGAAGCTAAGTTTGAAAAAATTTTTGCAATAAATGTGCCAGCAATGCCAAATTTAATGCACTTAGACACATGAATAACTATGATAGATAGTAATAAATTCTTGTATTCTCCTAACATGTTATCAGTTCTAAAAGTTTGAGAAATTGACTTAAAAAAAGAAATTATAGAGTGGAAAGAAATCGATGGTTCTTTGCAAGAAATTCTTGAATTAATAATTGGCAAAAAACCTATATTAATTCCTATTGCAGGGCATAATGCTAGTCAATTGGAAATTGATATTGAAACTCACTTTGATGGCTCAAATTATTTAGCTATTGCCCCAAGTGTTGTTATTGGATATTCAAGAAACTATCTTACCGAAAAAGCTCTTAAAAAAGCAAAAGTTAAGGTTTTGCCTCTGGATGGAAATCAGTTATCACTAGGTATGGGTTCTGCAAGATGTATGTCAATGCCCCTTCTAAGAGAAGATATAAAATAA
- a CDS encoding ABC transporter permease translates to MNSRTSFKNHLNKRILFLTPYFSILLLLVVLPIVLIFVNAFSNITNPNFDSLELVKDQKTWVKIFRSLVIGVASAFICLLIAFPYSFFVARAKSKIMPIYALSLMFSPLIIFTIAKIYAIRGFFLSIVSTENNLNALWFMIFGLTYLNLPYMVMPLYSVFRDMPNNIIEASNDLGYGPIKTMFKIIVPYSSKAIISGLGIIFLASATTFVISDKLLPDGSQLQTIGAVINSYTNPSNQFEVAAGTNLVIVVSVIFIGTYSLINFLPKLMIRKTRGVKKYE, encoded by the coding sequence ATGAATTCAAGAACTAGTTTTAAAAACCATTTAAATAAAAGAATTTTATTTTTAACTCCTTATTTCTCAATTTTACTTCTATTAGTTGTTTTACCTATAGTATTAATTTTTGTAAATGCATTTTCAAATATAACTAATCCAAACTTTGATTCTTTAGAGTTAGTTAAAGATCAAAAAACATGAGTTAAAATTTTTAGAAGCTTAGTTATTGGTGTTGCTTCTGCATTTATATGCTTACTAATTGCTTTTCCATATTCATTTTTTGTAGCTAGAGCAAAAAGTAAAATTATGCCAATTTATGCTTTAAGCCTTATGTTCAGCCCGCTAATAATTTTTACAATTGCAAAAATTTATGCAATTAGAGGTTTCTTTCTAAGTATTGTTTCTACTGAAAATAACTTAAATGCTTTATGATTTATGATTTTTGGTTTAACTTACTTAAATCTTCCATATATGGTCATGCCCCTTTACTCTGTTTTTAGAGATATGCCAAATAATATTATTGAAGCATCTAATGATCTTGGATATGGACCAATTAAAACTATGTTTAAAATTATTGTTCCATATAGTTCAAAAGCTATAATAAGTGGACTCGGGATTATATTTTTAGCTAGTGCAACAACATTTGTTATAAGTGATAAATTATTACCTGATGGATCACAATTACAAACAATTGGAGCAGTAATTAATTCTTATACAAACCCTTCAAACCAATTTGAAGTGGCTGCCGGAACAAACTTAGTTATAGTAGTATCAGTAATTTTTATAGGAACATATTCACTTATAAATTTCCTTCCAAAATTAATGATAAGAAAAACAAGAGGGGTAAAAAAATATGAATAA